In Tachysurus vachellii isolate PV-2020 chromosome 1, HZAU_Pvac_v1, whole genome shotgun sequence, a genomic segment contains:
- the sdhaf2 gene encoding succinate dehydrogenase assembly factor 2, mitochondrial gives MLSITRILLCGVRSALRSAAPVSVLSRSYRGEAPEVEMMEIPLPPWEEKKNEPLDIKRKRLLYESRKRGMLENCILLSIFAKRYLESMSESQLRQYDHLINEPSNDWDIYYWATEAKPTPDVYQGEVMELLKEFTKNREMEQRLDAPNLEYLDKSSQ, from the exons ATGTTGTCAATAACGAGGATT CTCCTGTGTGGTGTTCGCTCTGCCCTGCGTTCAGCTGCTCCAGTATCAGTGCTGAGTCGCTCTTATCGTGGTGAAGCTCCAGAGGTGGAGATGATGGAGATCCCACTGCCTCCATGGGAGGAGAAGAAAAACGAGCCGCTGGACATCAAGAGGAAGCGTCTGCTGTACGAGAGCAGGAAGAGAGGCATGCTGGAGAACTGCATCCTGCTCAG TATTTTTGCTAAGCGTTACCTGGAGAGCATGAGCGAATCACAGCTGCGTCAGTACGACCACCTCATCAACGAGCCGAGCAATGACTGGGACATCTACTACTGGGCAACAG AAGCGAAACCTACTCCAGATGTGTATCAGGGAGAGGTGATGGAGCTGCTAAAGGAGTTCACTAAGAACAGAGAGATGGAGCAGAGACTGGATGCACCGAACCTGGAGTACCTCGATAAAAGTAGTCAGTGA